A part of Helicobacter fennelliae genomic DNA contains:
- a CDS encoding ABC transporter permease yields MKFFSKWRILSFVLVLVFLTFWEILAQSAYILNPQKAIPPLSMVFAKFIELCEDGILGAAVVDSLGRFFAGLLIGGALGSGVGLLLGRFRAIEILLEPFTKIFAPISPIAWLPIIVLWLGIGNLGAIFIIAYAVFFPTLALSIAGVRSINPTLLAMAKNFGASEWQKFRDIILPGAFVHIASGLKLAASVAWIQLVAAEMLGIQSGLGYLVADGRNLLELDMVIVAMLWIGLLGYGIALLFGAVEKLLLRALGVQS; encoded by the coding sequence ATGAAATTTTTTAGCAAGTGGCGGATTCTCTCCTTTGTGCTGGTGCTAGTATTTCTTACATTCTGGGAGATTCTAGCCCAAAGCGCATACATACTAAACCCGCAAAAGGCTATCCCACCGCTTAGTATGGTTTTTGCGAAGTTTATCGAGCTTTGCGAAGATGGAATCTTAGGCGCTGCGGTTGTGGATTCTCTTGGGCGCTTTTTTGCGGGGCTACTCATTGGCGGAGCGCTTGGCAGTGGCGTGGGGCTACTCTTAGGGCGTTTTCGTGCCATTGAGATTCTGCTAGAGCCCTTCACAAAGATTTTTGCGCCCATCTCGCCCATCGCGTGGCTGCCCATCATCGTGCTGTGGCTTGGTATCGGGAATCTTGGTGCTATTTTTATCATCGCCTATGCCGTGTTTTTCCCTACTCTTGCGCTCTCCATCGCTGGTGTGCGCTCGATTAATCCCACGTTGCTTGCGATGGCAAAAAACTTTGGTGCTAGCGAATGGCAAAAATTCCGCGACATTATCCTGCCCGGTGCTTTTGTGCATATCGCAAGCGGGCTAAAGCTCGCCGCATCAGTGGCGTGGATACAGCTCGTGGCAGCAGAAATGCTAGGCATTCAAAGCGGGCTAGGCTATCTTGTCGCAGATGGGCGCAACCTGCTTGAGCTTGACATGGTCATCGTGGCGATGCTCTGGATTGGGCTTTTGGGCTATGGCATAGCGCTGCTTTTTGGCGCGGTGGAGAAGCTGCTCTTAAGGGCGTTAGGGGTGCAATCATGA
- a CDS encoding ABC transporter substrate-binding protein, with translation MNRRTFFYHSGVLCSSLGLRALGGSATLGAFSFLGAQEFSAPKIGYLPITDHLLIIAKELQDANFTPIKFSSWADLSEALRAGAIDGAFILTPLALKLKSQGAKIKALLATHRNGSALVVKKGLLQEGQAHNPSLLKGRKIAIPSRFSTHYLLLCKLLEQADVDISELKLIDMPPPEMLQALNAGSIDGYIVAEPFCIAAQARALADIFILSKDIAPNHICCALVFGEGYLQAKRESVLSLVRDFSQTARFITQNHQKAAELSRKFLGQKPELITKLLGEQKRVIYENLALNKEDITQVLKDSKHFGVGDFSVSYEDFVDSSFLQALALVSEYKALV, from the coding sequence ATGAACAGACGGACATTTTTTTACCATTCAGGCGTGTTGTGCTCTAGCCTAGGCTTGCGTGCCTTGGGCGGGAGCGCGACACTTGGGGCATTTAGCTTTTTGGGTGCGCAGGAATTCAGCGCGCCAAAAATCGGCTATTTGCCAATCACAGACCACTTGCTCATCATCGCAAAAGAGCTGCAGGACGCTAATTTCACGCCCATTAAATTTTCCTCTTGGGCGGATTTGAGCGAGGCACTGCGCGCTGGCGCCATTGATGGGGCGTTTATCCTAACTCCCCTTGCGCTTAAATTAAAATCGCAAGGCGCAAAGATTAAAGCCCTGCTTGCCACGCACAGAAATGGCTCCGCGCTTGTGGTCAAAAAGGGGCTTTTGCAAGAAGGGCAAGCGCATAACCCAAGCCTGCTAAAAGGGCGCAAGATTGCCATTCCTAGCAGGTTTTCGACGCATTATCTCCTGCTTTGCAAGCTATTAGAGCAAGCGGATGTGGATATAAGCGAGCTCAAGCTCATCGACATGCCACCGCCTGAAATGCTCCAAGCGCTCAATGCCGGCAGTATCGATGGCTACATTGTCGCAGAGCCCTTTTGCATAGCGGCACAAGCGCGCGCGCTGGCAGATATTTTCATCCTCTCAAAAGACATTGCGCCCAATCACATTTGCTGCGCGCTTGTCTTTGGCGAGGGCTATTTGCAGGCAAAGAGGGAATCTGTGCTGTCTTTGGTGCGTGATTTTAGCCAAACTGCGCGCTTTATCACCCAAAACCACCAAAAAGCCGCCGAACTTAGCCGTAAATTCTTAGGGCAGAAGCCAGAGCTTATCACAAAGCTCTTAGGCGAGCAAAAGCGCGTCATTTATGAGAATCTTGCGTTAAACAAAGAGGACATCACGCAAGTGCTTAAAGATTCCAAACATTTTGGCGTGGGGGATTTTAGCGTGAGCTATGAAGACTTTGTGGATTCTAGCTTTTTGCAAGCCCTCGCGCTTGTGAGCGAATACAAGGCGCTTGTGTAG
- a CDS encoding menaquinone biosynthesis family protein → MITVAHSPDADDIFMYYAIAFGWVDSRLNQCFSNIALDIQTLNDATLNQKFDVSAISFALYPFVRESYALLRTGVSFGNGYGPKLIKRKNTTLKPHFKVALSGKHTTNALLFRLAYPNAKIVYKNFLEIEQSVLNGEVDAGVLIHESILNFSDKLEVEREIWDIWCELAGQEIPLPLGGMTLRRSIPLNKALDIEETLTKAVLIATQNKPILSKMLCERNLIRVNATELDTYLNLYANNDSITLSNQQFLALDTLFKLGYDNGIYDTEIHCKDYMLPKEYLNFRHS, encoded by the coding sequence ATGATTACGGTAGCACATAGTCCAGATGCTGATGATATTTTTATGTATTATGCAATCGCTTTTGGGTGGGTAGATTCTAGGCTTAATCAATGCTTTAGCAATATTGCTTTAGATATTCAAACCCTCAATGACGCTACACTTAATCAAAAATTTGATGTGAGTGCTATTTCATTCGCACTGTATCCATTTGTGCGAGAATCTTATGCGCTTTTACGCACAGGGGTGAGCTTTGGCAATGGATATGGCCCAAAACTCATCAAGCGCAAAAACACAACTCTAAAACCTCATTTCAAAGTCGCGCTCAGTGGCAAACACACAACAAACGCACTTTTATTTCGCTTAGCGTATCCAAACGCAAAAATTGTATATAAAAATTTTTTAGAGATTGAGCAAAGTGTGCTAAATGGTGAAGTCGATGCGGGTGTGCTTATCCATGAGTCGATTTTAAACTTTAGCGACAAACTTGAAGTAGAGAGGGAGATATGGGATATTTGGTGTGAGCTTGCGGGGCAGGAGATTCCACTACCGCTTGGTGGAATGACATTGCGGCGATCGATTCCGCTTAATAAGGCTTTAGACATTGAAGAAACACTAACAAAAGCTGTCCTCATCGCCACACAAAACAAACCCATACTCTCAAAAATGCTATGCGAGCGCAATCTTATCCGCGTCAATGCCACTGAGCTTGATACCTACCTCAATCTCTACGCAAATAATGACTCCATAACCTTAAGCAATCAGCAATTCTTAGCTTTGGATACACTCTTTAAGCTTGGCTATGATAACGGAATATATGATACTGAAATACATTGCAAAGACTATATGCTACCCAAAGAATATTTGAATTTTAGGCACTCATAG
- a CDS encoding bifunctional 3,4-dihydroxy-2-butanone 4-phosphate synthase/GTP cyclohydrolase II, with the protein MNTPDYVKRVENAISAIKNGEMVIIMDDEERENEGDLVFAGIFSTPEKINFMAKEARGLICVSITKDIAQNLELSPMVEKNDSNHETAFTVSIDAKSAKTGISAYERDLTINLMCNPASKPQDFVRPGHIFPLIAKEGGVLVRTGHTEASVDLCKMAGLKPVSVICEIMKEDGTMAARGDQFLSYFAKKHNLEILYVSDLVAYRLQTESLLNLIRKEESVFLGEKCEKIILKDHINREHYVFRFGRNATPLVRFHTIRTDYEFLSDFENFEFVLRCIKTLQKEGGYLVFISDKSTESELMKNFGIGAQILKKLDIKEFKLISNNHREYAALKGFDLKLLETLKV; encoded by the coding sequence ATGAATACGCCCGATTATGTCAAACGCGTGGAAAATGCGATCTCTGCTATCAAAAATGGAGAAATGGTTATCATCATGGACGATGAAGAGAGAGAAAATGAGGGAGATTTGGTTTTTGCAGGGATTTTTAGCACACCTGAAAAAATCAATTTTATGGCAAAGGAAGCGCGAGGATTGATTTGTGTTTCAATCACAAAAGACATCGCTCAGAATCTTGAACTCTCGCCAATGGTCGAAAAAAATGATTCTAATCATGAAACCGCTTTCACCGTTTCAATCGATGCAAAATCTGCTAAAACAGGCATTTCAGCATACGAGCGAGATCTTACAATTAATCTTATGTGTAATCCTGCTTCAAAGCCACAAGATTTTGTTCGTCCGGGGCATATTTTTCCATTGATTGCTAAAGAGGGTGGGGTGCTTGTGCGTACAGGACATACTGAAGCAAGTGTAGATTTATGCAAAATGGCAGGGCTAAAGCCTGTTAGTGTGATTTGTGAGATTATGAAAGAAGATGGAACTATGGCAGCTAGGGGTGATCAGTTTTTGAGCTATTTTGCAAAAAAACATAATCTTGAGATTCTGTATGTTTCGGATTTGGTGGCATATCGTTTGCAGACAGAGAGTTTATTAAATCTCATCAGAAAAGAAGAGAGTGTGTTTTTGGGAGAGAAATGCGAAAAAATTATTCTCAAAGATCATATCAATCGCGAACATTATGTGTTTAGATTTGGGCGCAATGCTACGCCACTTGTGCGCTTTCATACGATTCGGACAGATTATGAGTTTTTGAGTGATTTTGAAAATTTTGAATTTGTCCTGCGATGCATTAAGACTTTGCAAAAAGAAGGCGGGTATTTGGTTTTTATCAGCGACAAAAGCACAGAATCTGAATTGATGAAAAATTTTGGCATTGGCGCACAAATTCTTAAAAAACTTGACATTAAAGAATTTAAGCTCATCAGCAATAATCACAGAGAATACGCCGCTCTCAAGGGATTTGATTTGAAATTACTTGAAACGCTCAAAGTGTAG
- the acnB gene encoding bifunctional aconitate hydratase 2/2-methylisocitrate dehydratase: protein MQSFITTYQQAFQTRQQEGIPPLPLNANEVKQVVEILLDSQSSQGDKEFAKDLLVNRVSPGVDDGARVKAEFLGEIVKGEKRCEVISAESAITLLGTMFGGYNVPYLVEALKSSQANIAKEAANALKHTLLVYDAFDTIATLSKSNALAKEVIESWANAEWFKHRQELPKEIKLAVLKIDGETNTDDLSPASDAFTRSDIPLHAKAMLKSRIENYESRIENIKKIAKDNQAKVVYVGDVVGTGSSRKSACNSIVWHFGDEIPYIPNKKSGGFVIGGIIAPIFFATCEDSGCLPIVAKVDELKEGDIITLKPYDGEILKNGKIVSGFSLTPNTIFDEIRAGGRIPLIIGRGLTNKARKFLGLGESNDFAKPKQPTSSAKGFTLAQKMVGIACGKDGVRAGEYCEPKATTVGSQDTTGAMTRDEVKELASLSFSADFVMQSFCHTAAYPKPADVSLQASLPDFMTFRGGVALRPKDGVIHSWLNRFCLPDTVGTGGDSHTRFPIGISFPAGSGLVAFAAVTGSMPLNMPESVLVRFKGKMNPGITLRDLVNAIPYYAIKQGLLTVPKQNKKNIFSGKVLEIEGLENIKVEQAFELSDASAERSAAACTIALNKEPIIEYLESNISLIEAMIKDGYQNAKTLKRRAEKMREWIKNPVLLKADKDAEYAAVIEIDLAEIKEPILACPNDPDDVATLSEILADPNRPHNIDEVFIGSCMTNIGHFRAFGEIVKDAGASPTQVWMAPPTKMDEKELTKEGYLSLFGAAGARMEVPGCSLCMGNQARVRDNAVVFSTSTRNFDNRMGRGAKVYLGSAELGAVCARLGRLPSIEEYMNLVPNKLKGKENNIYTYLNFNTIKDFAL from the coding sequence ATGCAAAGTTTTATTACTACATACCAACAAGCATTTCAGACAAGGCAGCAAGAGGGCATTCCGCCATTACCATTGAATGCAAATGAAGTCAAGCAAGTTGTGGAGATTCTTTTAGATTCTCAAAGCTCACAAGGCGACAAAGAATTTGCCAAAGATTTGCTTGTCAATCGCGTAAGTCCAGGCGTAGATGATGGTGCGAGGGTGAAAGCGGAGTTCTTGGGAGAGATTGTCAAAGGAGAGAAGCGATGTGAGGTGATTTCTGCAGAATCTGCCATTACATTACTAGGCACAATGTTTGGTGGTTACAATGTGCCATATCTTGTGGAAGCACTCAAAAGTAGCCAAGCAAATATCGCCAAAGAGGCGGCTAATGCGCTTAAGCATACATTATTGGTATATGATGCGTTTGATACAATCGCTACTTTAAGCAAATCAAACGCTCTAGCCAAAGAAGTGATAGAATCTTGGGCGAATGCAGAGTGGTTTAAGCACAGACAAGAATTGCCAAAAGAGATAAAATTAGCAGTGTTAAAAATCGATGGTGAGACAAACACTGATGATCTTAGCCCCGCAAGTGATGCTTTCACGCGCAGTGATATTCCATTACACGCCAAAGCGATGCTAAAAAGTCGTATAGAAAATTACGAATCAAGAATAGAAAATATCAAAAAAATAGCCAAAGACAATCAAGCAAAAGTCGTATATGTGGGCGATGTCGTAGGGACTGGAAGTAGCCGCAAATCAGCATGTAATTCTATTGTGTGGCATTTTGGCGATGAGATTCCATATATTCCTAACAAAAAAAGTGGCGGGTTTGTGATTGGCGGAATCATAGCGCCGATTTTTTTCGCGACTTGCGAGGATAGCGGTTGTTTGCCTATTGTAGCCAAAGTCGATGAGCTTAAAGAGGGTGATATTATCACTCTAAAGCCCTATGATGGCGAGATTCTCAAAAATGGTAAAATTGTGAGTGGATTTAGCTTGACACCAAATACAATCTTTGATGAGATTCGCGCAGGTGGGAGGATTCCACTTATCATCGGCAGAGGGCTTACCAATAAGGCGCGTAAATTTTTAGGGCTTGGTGAGTCAAATGATTTTGCCAAACCCAAACAGCCCACTTCAAGTGCCAAGGGCTTCACGCTTGCGCAAAAAATGGTCGGTATCGCATGCGGTAAAGATGGCGTGCGCGCAGGAGAGTATTGCGAGCCAAAGGCGACAACCGTCGGCTCACAAGACACCACAGGAGCGATGACGCGTGATGAGGTAAAAGAGCTAGCCAGCCTTAGCTTTAGTGCGGATTTTGTTATGCAGAGCTTTTGCCATACAGCAGCATATCCAAAGCCAGCAGATGTGAGCTTGCAGGCGAGTTTGCCAGATTTTATGACTTTTCGCGGTGGGGTTGCATTGCGTCCAAAAGATGGCGTTATCCACTCGTGGCTAAATCGCTTTTGCTTGCCTGATACCGTGGGGACAGGTGGAGATTCTCACACGAGATTTCCTATTGGGATTAGCTTTCCAGCAGGAAGCGGGCTAGTTGCGTTTGCAGCAGTTACGGGCAGTATGCCACTTAATATGCCAGAATCTGTGCTTGTGAGATTTAAAGGCAAAATGAATCCGGGCATTACTTTGCGCGATTTAGTCAATGCCATTCCGTATTATGCGATTAAGCAAGGGCTTTTAACTGTGCCAAAGCAAAACAAAAAAAATATTTTTAGTGGCAAAGTCCTTGAAATCGAGGGCTTAGAAAATATCAAAGTAGAGCAGGCGTTTGAGCTTTCAGACGCAAGCGCAGAGCGTAGTGCCGCAGCTTGCACGATAGCCCTTAACAAAGAGCCAATCATCGAATACCTAGAATCTAATATTTCTTTGATTGAAGCAATGATAAAAGATGGCTACCAAAATGCCAAAACACTCAAAAGACGAGCTGAAAAAATGCGTGAGTGGATTAAAAATCCTGTGCTTTTGAAGGCTGATAAAGACGCAGAATACGCAGCTGTGATTGAGATTGATTTGGCTGAAATAAAAGAGCCGATTTTGGCTTGTCCAAATGATCCTGATGATGTGGCAACTTTGAGTGAGATTCTAGCAGATCCAAATCGTCCGCACAATATTGATGAAGTGTTTATCGGAAGCTGTATGACAAATATAGGGCATTTTAGGGCGTTTGGTGAGATCGTCAAAGACGCGGGTGCTAGCCCTACGCAAGTGTGGATGGCTCCGCCTACAAAAATGGACGAAAAAGAGCTCACAAAAGAGGGCTACTTGTCGCTATTTGGCGCAGCAGGGGCGCGAATGGAAGTGCCGGGCTGCAGTCTTTGTATGGGTAATCAAGCGCGCGTGAGAGATAATGCAGTTGTGTTTTCGACTTCGACAAGAAATTTTGACAATCGTATGGGTAGAGGCGCAAAAGTATATCTAGGAAGTGCTGAACTTGGCGCTGTTTGCGCGAGACTCGGAAGATTGCCAAGCATAGAGGAGTATATGAATCTCGTGCCAAACAAACTCAAAGGCAAAGAAAACAACATCTACACATACCTAAACTTCAACACAATCAAAGATTTCGCGCTTTGA
- a CDS encoding ATP-grasp fold amidoligase family protein, translating into MPIDDIQDKLFETNTCEFLPKIYGIYKNVEEIDFTHLPQSFVLKTNHDCGGVVLVQDKDEFLNNKKVFQESMDKLKKHLNTNYYTKTREWHYDNIEPRVFVEEMLGENLSDYKLHVICNNISHIDIISDRLKCPTTTTMNEQWEDLEFNYKNKAVTLLPKPQNFQTLKNIALHLAKPFDYVRVDLYVIKNKIFVGELTFTPNGGIDTEIPPIWDKKLGDLWKIKA; encoded by the coding sequence ATGCCTATTGATGATATACAAGACAAACTCTTTGAGACAAATACTTGTGAGTTTTTGCCAAAGATTTATGGAATCTATAAGAATGTAGAAGAGATTGATTTTACACATCTTCCACAAAGCTTTGTTTTAAAAACAAATCATGATTGTGGAGGAGTAGTCTTAGTGCAAGATAAAGATGAGTTTTTAAATAATAAAAAAGTATTTCAAGAATCTATGGATAAATTAAAAAAACATTTAAATACAAATTATTATACAAAGACTAGAGAGTGGCATTATGATAATATAGAGCCTAGAGTATTTGTGGAGGAGATGCTTGGGGAGAATTTGAGTGATTATAAGCTTCATGTTATCTGTAACAATATAAGCCATATTGATATTATTAGCGATAGACTTAAATGCCCAACAACAACTACAATGAATGAACAATGGGAAGATTTAGAATTTAACTATAAAAATAAAGCAGTAACGCTTTTGCCAAAGCCACAGAATTTTCAGACACTAAAAAATATAGCCCTCCATCTTGCAAAACCTTTTGATTATGTAAGAGTAGATTTATATGTAATCAAAAATAAAATTTTTGTAGGCGAGCTTACTTTTACTCCAAATGGAGGAATAGACACAGAAATTCCACCAATTTGGGATAAAAAACTCGGTGATTTATGGAAGATTAAAGCCTAG
- a CDS encoding glutathionylspermidine synthase family protein gives MKVTPLRPLNAQELESMGLQWHTDLDSTPYIEPEMVEVSQAECEAFYDAGNELYEMFCEAGEYVIKNNLFFELDIPVSLIPMIKQSWEDEVHWHLYGRFDFAGGIDGKPIKLLEFNADTPTMLYESAVIQWAMLKANHLDENAQFNNIYQALADNFKRMITLGDDISRFDEMYEGWKILFSSVSGNAEEERTTLYLKEIAQSVGFETEFAYIQDISFSETQGVFYNDENYEFLFKLLPWESIAIDEPELAMLMRGIIDNKAGIFLNPAYTILFQSKRMLKILWDLFPNHPLLLRASFEPLPNTQQVQKVSFGREGANVSILNPQGVALAQNNGSYENFKSVYQEFYELNTHNGMYYQPNVFFAYESCGLGFRKGGLILDNYSKFVSHIIR, from the coding sequence ATGAAAGTTACACCACTACGACCCCTGAATGCCCAAGAGCTAGAATCTATGGGTTTGCAATGGCATACGGATTTGGATTCTACGCCTTATATCGAGCCTGAAATGGTCGAAGTTTCGCAAGCAGAATGTGAAGCGTTTTATGATGCGGGGAATGAACTTTATGAGATGTTTTGTGAAGCGGGAGAATATGTGATTAAAAATAATTTATTTTTTGAGCTAGATATTCCTGTTTCGCTTATACCGATGATAAAGCAAAGCTGGGAAGATGAAGTGCATTGGCATTTGTATGGGCGATTTGATTTTGCTGGTGGGATTGATGGGAAGCCTATCAAGCTTCTTGAATTTAACGCTGATACGCCAACTATGCTCTATGAAAGCGCAGTGATCCAGTGGGCTATGCTAAAGGCAAATCATCTTGATGAAAATGCGCAGTTTAATAATATCTATCAAGCCCTCGCTGATAATTTCAAGCGAATGATTACATTGGGTGATGATATAAGTCGCTTTGATGAGATGTATGAGGGGTGGAAGATTCTCTTTAGCTCTGTATCTGGCAACGCAGAAGAGGAGCGCACGACTTTGTATCTCAAAGAGATTGCACAGAGTGTTGGGTTTGAAACAGAGTTTGCCTATATTCAAGACATCTCTTTTTCTGAGACGCAAGGTGTGTTTTATAATGATGAAAATTATGAGTTTTTATTTAAACTTTTGCCATGGGAGAGCATTGCAATTGATGAGCCTGAATTAGCAATGCTAATGCGCGGGATTATAGATAATAAAGCTGGAATCTTTCTTAATCCTGCTTATACGATATTGTTTCAAAGCAAGCGAATGCTAAAAATCCTTTGGGATTTGTTTCCAAATCACCCGCTATTATTGCGCGCTTCTTTTGAGCCATTACCAAACACACAGCAAGTCCAAAAAGTAAGCTTTGGGCGAGAGGGCGCAAATGTCAGCATTCTCAATCCTCAAGGGGTCGCGCTAGCACAAAATAATGGCTCTTATGAGAATTTCAAATCTGTATATCAAGAATTTTATGAGCTCAATACTCACAACGGAATGTATTATCAGCCAAATGTATTTTTTGCGTATGAGTCTTGCGGGCTTGGATTCCGCAAGGGCGGGCTTATTTTGGATAATTACTCAAAATTTGTAAGCCATATTATCCGCTAG
- a CDS encoding DUF305 domain-containing protein has translation MTTYTQLLRSAFRAVGMVFVLGIGVCTANTADDSHTMHDMAHDTHTHAQTNHSHHDNHDMLEAMHKPMMQAKISESGNVDKDFLVDMIPHHQGAIDSAKLYLQNNPQNQKLQEIAKNIISSQEAEIKEFHTLLKGELNATKLSKQQYSQYLTATKHNANTMMKDMNQVKPSQNIDKDFAQAMIPHHQGAIDSAKLILQYTKDTRIQKIAQDIITAQEREIQDLTQILDEITK, from the coding sequence ATGACAACATACACTCAATTATTACGATCTGCCTTTAGAGCAGTGGGTATGGTATTTGTTTTAGGGATCGGGGTTTGCACTGCCAATACTGCTGATGATTCTCACACTATGCATGATATGGCGCATGATACACATACTCACGCACAAACAAATCACTCACATCACGATAATCACGATATGCTTGAAGCTATGCATAAGCCAATGATGCAAGCCAAAATCTCAGAATCTGGCAATGTGGATAAAGATTTTCTTGTCGATATGATCCCTCATCATCAAGGCGCGATAGATTCTGCAAAGCTCTACCTTCAAAACAACCCACAAAACCAAAAACTCCAAGAAATCGCCAAAAATATCATTAGCTCTCAAGAAGCAGAAATCAAAGAATTCCACACTCTGCTTAAAGGCGAACTCAACGCTACCAAGCTCTCCAAACAGCAATACAGCCAATATCTCACAGCCACAAAGCACAATGCAAATACAATGATGAAAGATATGAATCAAGTAAAGCCAAGCCAAAACATAGACAAAGACTTCGCACAAGCGATGATTCCTCATCATCAAGGCGCGATAGATTCTGCGAAGCTTATCTTGCAATACACCAAAGATACGCGTATCCAAAAAATCGCCCAAGACATCATCACCGCTCAAGAGAGAGAAATACAAGATTTGACTCAGATTTTAGATGAAATAACAAAATAG
- the gatB gene encoding Asp-tRNA(Asn)/Glu-tRNA(Gln) amidotransferase subunit GatB produces MTTQNSSFETIIGLEVHVQLNTATKIFCSCATSFGEAPNTNVCPTCLGLPGALPTLNIEAVKKAISFGTAVNAQINQNSIFARKNYFYPDLPKAYQISQYEIPIVGRGSLEIECEGEKKRIGITRAHLEEDAGKNIHEGEISKVDLNRACTPLLEIVSEPDMRDSNEAVAYLKKLHSIVRFLGISDANMQEGSFRCDANVSIRPKGDSKLYTRVEIKNLNSFKFIQKAIDYEVARQCEAWEDGKYEVEVVQETRLFDTTKGATRSMRGKEEAADYRYFPEPDLLPVYIDEKLMSEGRAIPEMPDEKCVRYCTELGLKEADARVLISSVELARYFEQMLESGVSAKGAQNWLTNELLGRLKGENTIESCGIDSKTLSVLVARVEGGQISGKSGKEILDVLVAQKGGDVDKLIESLGLAQVNDDSALINAIDSVLSANPDKISEYKAGKDKLFSFFVGQVMKNAKGANPVRVNELLKEKLQ; encoded by the coding sequence TGCAGCTAAACACCGCGACAAAGATTTTTTGCTCTTGTGCCACAAGCTTTGGAGAAGCGCCAAATACCAATGTCTGCCCCACCTGCCTAGGACTGCCCGGCGCGCTGCCAACTCTTAACATCGAAGCGGTCAAAAAAGCCATCTCTTTTGGCACAGCGGTGAATGCGCAGATTAATCAAAACTCAATCTTTGCGCGCAAAAACTACTTCTACCCCGACTTGCCCAAAGCCTACCAGATTAGCCAATATGAGATCCCAATCGTGGGGCGTGGCAGTCTTGAAATCGAGTGTGAGGGTGAAAAAAAGCGCATAGGCATCACGCGCGCACACTTAGAGGAGGACGCGGGCAAGAATATCCATGAGGGGGAAATCTCAAAGGTTGATCTAAACCGCGCCTGCACGCCGCTATTAGAGATCGTCAGCGAGCCTGATATGCGAGATTCTAACGAGGCGGTGGCGTATCTTAAAAAACTGCACTCAATCGTGCGCTTTTTAGGCATAAGCGATGCGAATATGCAAGAAGGGAGCTTCCGTTGCGATGCAAATGTCTCTATCCGCCCTAAGGGAGATTCTAAACTCTACACGCGCGTGGAGATAAAAAATCTCAACTCCTTTAAATTTATCCAAAAAGCAATCGACTACGAGGTGGCGCGCCAGTGCGAGGCGTGGGAAGATGGCAAGTATGAAGTCGAGGTGGTGCAAGAGACTAGGCTTTTTGATACGACAAAAGGCGCGACGCGATCAATGCGCGGTAAGGAAGAGGCGGCGGACTATCGCTATTTCCCAGAGCCGGATTTGCTGCCGGTGTATATTGATGAAAAGCTAATGAGCGAGGGGCGCGCGATCCCTGAAATGCCCGATGAAAAATGCGTGCGCTACTGCACTGAGCTAGGGCTAAAAGAAGCCGATGCGCGCGTGCTTATCTCAAGCGTGGAACTTGCGCGCTACTTTGAGCAAATGCTAGAATCTGGCGTGAGCGCAAAAGGAGCGCAAAACTGGCTCACAAACGAGCTTTTAGGCAGGCTTAAGGGTGAAAACACCATAGAATCTTGCGGAATAGATTCTAAAACCTTGAGTGTCCTTGTGGCGCGCGTAGAGGGTGGGCAGATAAGCGGCAAAAGTGGCAAAGAAATCCTTGATGTGCTGGTGGCGCAAAAAGGTGGCGATGTCGATAAGCTTATAGAATCTTTGGGGCTAGCGCAGGTAAATGATGATAGCGCGCTAATAAATGCAATCGATTCTGTGCTAAGCGCTAACCCTGATAAGATCTCTGAATACAAAGCCGGCAAAGACAAGCTTTTTAGCTTTTTTGTAGGGCAGGTGATGAAAAACGCTAAAGGCGCAAACCCCGTGCGTGTGAATGAGCTATTAAAAGAGAAGCTACAATGA